In one Agathobacter rectalis ATCC 33656 genomic region, the following are encoded:
- a CDS encoding M57 family metalloprotease: MRTKKFIVALCFSFFMFMCSVSTVYAYNTYNQHKLTYGVGNYGKDTQHYFITSSASGYASYINTAMSEWVNTTSSMGVTTPISYTKTTTQSSSRMDIYQVSTVNEWWGLTTMYNGSTEVDPFSSNWAWGKIQLDADFSDLSENKRLAVIAHEMGHVMGLAHSDFSNVLMRADIAYNSSSTSRAQTNDLGGINYLYK; the protein is encoded by the coding sequence ATGAGAACAAAAAAATTTATAGTTGCATTATGTTTTAGCTTTTTTATGTTCATGTGTAGTGTGTCAACTGTGTATGCGTATAATACATATAATCAGCACAAATTGACATATGGTGTGGGAAATTATGGAAAAGATACACAACATTACTTTATTACATCAAGTGCAAGCGGCTATGCATCTTATATTAATACGGCAATGAGCGAATGGGTAAATACAACTAGTAGCATGGGAGTAACAACCCCTATTTCTTATACAAAAACCACAACACAATCAAGTAGTAGAATGGATATATATCAAGTAAGTACTGTTAATGAATGGTGGGGGTTAACAACTATGTATAATGGAAGTACAGAGGTTGATCCATTCAGTAGCAATTGGGCTTGGGGAAAAATACAATTAGATGCGGATTTTTCGGATTTAAGTGAAAATAAAAGATTGGCTGTTATAGCTCATGAAATGGGGCATGTTATGGGGTTGGCACATTCAGACTTTAGTAATGTTTTGATGAGGGCAGATATTGCTTATAATTCAAGTAGTACCTCGAGAGCACAAACTAATGATTTAGGTGGAATAAATTATTTATATAAGTAG
- a CDS encoding PD-(D/E)XK nuclease domain-containing protein, giving the protein MKIVVNLTSVPFVLGLIVELEDCYIVTSNRESGFGRYDVMLEPRDKCDDAFIIEFKVQDSETEKDLEDTVKAGLEQIEYKKYAATLEARGIPEEKIHKYAFAFCGKHVLIGKSTTGDK; this is encoded by the coding sequence TTGAAAATAGTAGTAAATCTGACGTCTGTACCATTTGTTCTGGGGCTGATTGTAGAACTGGAGGATTGTTATATTGTGACTTCGAACCGGGAGAGTGGATTCGGAAGATACGATGTGATGTTGGAGCCAAGAGATAAGTGCGATGATGCATTTATTATTGAGTTCAAGGTTCAGGATTCGGAAACAGAGAAAGATCTGGAAGATACAGTGAAAGCCGGGCTGGAGCAGATTGAATATAAGAAGTATGCTGCAACGTTGGAGGCAAGAGGAATTCCGGAGGAAAAGATTCATAAATATGCGTTTGCGTTTTGCGGGAAACATGTTTTGATAGGGAAGTCAACAACAGGAGATAAATAG
- a CDS encoding WxPxxD family membrane protein, producing MKYKYLVCALIYVGLCGIDCYFSNVPMLNSIGQMGITEDVIFLNIHNSGSNFCGIKEILVVDTIPVLLGIYYALDKEKTYILLRYKTREKYNNSQVRIIIVMAAIFSAVRQIVDYIFTVYSFNGATIKKYPFVLYSLMEFVVIWIFFVATGLFYKILRDCLQNELIALIGAFGVNFVQFILIRFWLVKFWIPGLDVAAAYNFLEGNKSFVSCLGILAKNIVMAIVLYIAGIVTFAKRDILRNEK from the coding sequence TTGAAGTATAAATATTTAGTATGTGCTTTAATATATGTGGGATTGTGTGGTATAGATTGTTATTTTTCAAATGTACCTATGCTTAATTCAATAGGGCAGATGGGGATAACGGAAGATGTAATTTTCCTGAATATCCACAATTCAGGCAGTAATTTCTGTGGAATTAAAGAAATATTGGTTGTAGATACAATTCCTGTCTTATTGGGAATATACTATGCATTAGATAAAGAAAAAACATATATATTACTTAGATATAAAACGCGGGAAAAATATAATAATAGCCAGGTCAGGATAATTATTGTAATGGCGGCAATATTTTCGGCAGTTCGTCAGATAGTTGATTATATTTTTACGGTATATAGTTTTAATGGTGCAACAATTAAGAAATATCCATTTGTACTGTATTCTCTTATGGAATTTGTTGTTATTTGGATTTTCTTTGTCGCAACAGGTCTTTTTTACAAAATACTTAGAGATTGTTTACAAAATGAACTTATTGCTCTTATAGGAGCGTTTGGAGTTAATTTTGTGCAATTCATTTTGATAAGATTTTGGCTCGTTAAGTTTTGGATACCGGGTTTAGATGTTGCTGCAGCATATAATTTTTTGGAAGGAAATAAATCGTTTGTAAGCTGTTTGGGTATTCTTGCAAAAAATATAGTAATGGCAATAGTTCTGTACATAGCAGGAATAGTAACGTTTGCAAAAAGGGATATTTTAAGAAATGAAAAATAA
- a CDS encoding ATP-binding cassette domain-containing protein, whose translation MDNVSYTFKSGFVYGLYGQNGSGKTMLLRAISGLINLDSGSIFIDGEKLHDKIEFPPETGIVIENMELLPECSAKRNLQMLAKIKNIADEKDISFSLERVGLDPDSDKKVKKFSLGMKQRLNIAQAIFENQKIILLDEPTNALDEDAVQLIYKIIREEKSRGATIIVATHHKEDLKEVCDVILKIAEGKIVEENENK comes from the coding sequence TTGGATAATGTATCGTATACGTTTAAAAGTGGTTTTGTTTATGGTTTATATGGGCAAAATGGTTCAGGAAAGACTATGCTGCTAAGAGCTATAAGTGGTTTGATAAATCTGGATAGTGGAAGTATTTTCATTGATGGGGAAAAACTGCATGATAAAATTGAGTTTCCACCTGAGACCGGTATTGTTATAGAAAATATGGAATTGCTGCCGGAATGTTCCGCAAAGAGAAATCTTCAGATGCTTGCAAAGATAAAAAATATAGCTGATGAAAAAGATATAAGCTTTTCTCTGGAAAGGGTGGGTCTGGACCCCGACTCTGATAAAAAAGTGAAAAAATTTTCATTGGGAATGAAACAACGATTAAATATTGCACAGGCAATTTTTGAAAATCAGAAAATTATATTGCTTGATGAACCGACAAATGCATTGGATGAAGATGCAGTGCAGCTTATATATAAAATAATAAGAGAGGAGAAGTCAAGAGGCGCAACGATTATTGTAGCCACTCATCATAAAGAAGATTTAAAGGAAGTGTGTGATGTGATATTAAAAATTGCGGAGGGAAAAATTGTTGAGGAAAATGAAAATAAATAA
- a CDS encoding DUF2705 family protein, which yields MSGYEVYQLPFASTLFIFDNPTSNLVQILYAYIPLPFVLFYFSGNAREITTGYGKLWLIRSYSRERLYLKNAILSAAKLACIVIGQTIIFLLCDGTWNNLSSIKLIQVIVTYFVGVWALVQLQFLLELFMDASISNIFVNIFLVVSLIIGNNVLINRDLSRIGVMLFPNMLFGTRSGIIYQKNIYVRYETSIIYVIILLVVLNIISIIKYKKTDIY from the coding sequence ATGAGTGGCTATGAGGTATATCAATTACCATTTGCCAGTACACTTTTTATTTTTGACAACCCAACAAGTAATTTAGTGCAAATTTTATATGCATATATACCATTACCATTTGTACTTTTTTACTTTTCGGGTAATGCAAGAGAAATTACAACCGGATATGGTAAGCTTTGGCTGATCAGATCTTATAGCAGAGAGAGGTTATACTTAAAAAATGCTATATTATCAGCAGCGAAATTAGCCTGTATAGTAATAGGTCAGACGATTATTTTTTTATTATGTGATGGGACATGGAATAATTTATCAAGTATAAAATTAATACAGGTAATAGTTACATATTTTGTTGGAGTATGGGCATTGGTACAATTACAATTTTTACTTGAATTATTTATGGATGCCAGTATTTCAAATATATTTGTAAATATTTTTTTGGTGGTATCACTGATAATTGGAAATAACGTACTGATAAATCGTGATTTAAGCCGGATTGGAGTTATGCTTTTCCCCAATATGCTATTTGGAACGCGTAGTGGGATAATTTATCAAAAAAACATATATGTGAGATATGAAACTTCAATTATATATGTGATTATATTATTAGTAGTTTTAAATATTATTTCAATAATAAAATATAAGAAAACAGACATTTACTGA
- a CDS encoding response regulator transcription factor: MDKLLIIEDDETIRNALRILLENQGYFIEEAHDGEEGLQKFDSTFDLLIIDIMMPNISGIEVCRRIREKSYVPILFLTAKSLETDKMEALSAGGDDYLVKPFSYVELIARIQALIRRCRVYDNADASDTTASSTIERCGLTLYTKCNNVSYDGRQLALTDKEYQILLLLISHPTKTFSTQNIFESVWNEPYTQFSNNTIMVHIKNLRNKLEAGCGCAHLIKTVWGKGYKFEE; encoded by the coding sequence ATGGATAAACTACTCATTATCGAGGATGACGAAACAATCAGAAATGCACTTAGAATTTTGCTTGAAAATCAAGGTTACTTCATCGAAGAAGCGCATGACGGTGAAGAAGGGCTCCAAAAATTTGACTCAACCTTTGATCTGCTGATTATTGACATAATGATGCCAAATATTTCCGGCATTGAGGTATGCCGCAGAATCAGGGAAAAATCATATGTTCCGATTCTCTTTTTGACAGCCAAATCTCTTGAAACCGATAAAATGGAAGCCCTTTCCGCCGGAGGGGACGATTATCTTGTAAAACCATTCTCCTACGTGGAGCTGATAGCGCGTATTCAGGCTCTTATCAGAAGATGTCGCGTCTACGACAATGCAGATGCATCAGACACCACCGCTTCATCCACTATTGAACGATGTGGCTTAACCTTATACACAAAATGCAACAATGTCAGTTACGATGGCAGACAGCTTGCTCTCACGGATAAAGAATATCAGATTCTTCTGCTGTTAATTTCTCATCCGACAAAGACATTTTCAACACAGAATATATTTGAAAGCGTCTGGAATGAACCGTATACACAGTTTTCCAATAACACCATTATGGTTCATATTAAAAATCTGCGCAATAAGCTTGAAGCCGGCTGTGGCTGTGCCCACCTGATTAAAACAGTGTGGGGAAAGGGATATAAATTTGAAGAATAA
- a CDS encoding sensor histidine kinase — protein sequence MKNKFNGYKEYISSLLISFLIALLISIAVFTAIYLCVEKIINEYVSSDSYIYNTQAPYITSFQKYVSDNKVSSNDFKSIETWIQREKPEFFLISIDNETHYVSTEFLCLKKPQNLSLYNQKISVYLKALNFSDRTAKIFIYNNYQEKYLKALLICDALFTLITAIMILFFISRHILMQIHGTLNVVEQSETELINEKNMLIRSMAHDIRTPLAGLQSYAEIIKMENKKGAIPTEHIDVIFNKICEIKGLTDQLFDYSLACNEEALELDAPCNMESAIGDYLSEMAFILRENSFSLDIEKLIWKDFKITVNSNFLGRIFNNITNNICKYADKKAPVCISCIYRNKDAGIEITNHISDKSSLFNTTGMGIRNITIMMKQMNGRAIVSHNNTEFRITLWFSRA from the coding sequence TTGAAGAATAAATTTAACGGATATAAGGAATACATAAGCAGCTTATTGATTTCATTTTTAATAGCTTTGTTGATTTCAATTGCTGTATTTACAGCTATATACCTTTGCGTGGAAAAAATAATAAATGAATATGTAAGCTCCGACAGCTATATTTACAATACACAGGCTCCATATATTACCAGCTTTCAAAAATATGTGTCTGACAATAAGGTTTCGTCAAACGATTTTAAAAGCATTGAAACATGGATTCAAAGAGAAAAGCCCGAATTTTTTCTCATATCCATTGATAATGAAACACATTACGTTTCAACAGAATTTTTATGTCTCAAAAAGCCCCAAAATCTATCATTATATAATCAGAAAATATCTGTTTACCTTAAAGCGTTAAACTTTAGTGACAGAACAGCTAAAATTTTTATATACAATAACTATCAGGAAAAATATCTCAAAGCTTTGCTTATTTGTGATGCTCTCTTCACTTTAATTACAGCAATAATGATTTTGTTTTTCATTTCCAGACATATTCTCATGCAAATACATGGCACTTTAAACGTTGTCGAGCAGTCTGAAACCGAATTGATCAATGAAAAAAATATGCTGATACGAAGCATGGCACACGATATCCGCACTCCTCTCGCAGGGCTGCAGTCATACGCTGAAATTATCAAAATGGAAAATAAAAAGGGTGCGATTCCCACTGAACACATAGATGTGATTTTCAATAAAATATGCGAAATAAAAGGCCTTACCGACCAGCTTTTTGACTATTCACTTGCCTGCAATGAAGAAGCTCTTGAGCTTGACGCTCCATGCAATATGGAAAGTGCAATAGGTGACTATCTTTCTGAGATGGCTTTTATCCTCCGTGAAAACAGCTTTTCACTTGATATAGAAAAGCTCATATGGAAGGATTTTAAAATCACTGTGAACTCAAACTTTCTCGGACGGATTTTTAACAATATTACAAACAATATATGCAAATATGCAGATAAGAAAGCTCCTGTCTGCATAAGCTGTATCTACCGGAATAAAGATGCAGGTATCGAGATAACAAACCATATCTCAGATAAAAGCTCTCTGTTTAATACCACCGGCATGGGTATCAGAAATATTACGATTATGATGAAGCAGATGAATGGACGGGCTATTGTTTCACATAATAATACCGAGTTTCGCATTACTCTTTGGTTTTCACGCGCATAA
- a CDS encoding DUF3879 family protein — protein MLKKKMDFRVIYQGEKIMLIVREFSNRFQQMSGMPINSNETKERLKAAGIDINSKQYRAVMSEMSRDGGGGYTTISAIKKRMSRYDKDGDWINPRTGLAGLLVTDKNCASKNRIVSISESIMDEMFESTKKEFFMENGVHNGDTTNRSEIYQKLYQQTEKNDRLAAGYTLEEYERQYWQAFTDAVKVADPKWEAGKPIMPGVLDRITSKSIDALLVKSGSQLIRKSFERMI, from the coding sequence TTGTTAAAGAAGAAAATGGATTTCAGAGTAATTTATCAAGGAGAGAAAATTATGCTTATAGTAAGAGAGTTTAGCAATAGATTTCAGCAAATGTCTGGAATGCCTATCAATAGTAACGAAACAAAGGAAAGACTTAAAGCGGCTGGAATAGATATAAATAGTAAACAATATCGAGCTGTTATGAGTGAGATGTCCAGAGATGGTGGCGGTGGATATACTACAATCTCAGCCATTAAGAAACGAATGAGCCGATATGATAAAGATGGAGACTGGATTAATCCACGCACAGGATTGGCGGGGTTACTCGTTACAGATAAAAATTGTGCTAGCAAAAATAGAATTGTTTCAATTTCAGAAAGCATTATGGATGAGATGTTTGAAAGCACTAAAAAAGAATTTTTTATGGAAAATGGGGTGCATAACGGCGATACAACAAACAGATCAGAGATATATCAAAAGTTGTATCAGCAAACTGAGAAAAACGACAGATTAGCAGCAGGGTATACATTAGAGGAGTATGAGCGACAGTATTGGCAGGCATTCACAGATGCCGTAAAAGTAGCAGACCCTAAATGGGAGGCTGGAAAACCTATCATGCCGGGAGTTTTAGATAGAATTACAAGTAAATCCATTGATGCTTTATTAGTAAAATCTGGTAGTCAACTGATTAGAAAGTCATTTGAACGAATGATATAA
- a CDS encoding HEPN domain-containing protein, producing MNVIKAKLSHNAFIIQSIQPFSFEYNNTTIRVYKKEECLMIELIGRKKENGLLKVFLKLYDLLFLMLGAYPIRLSLSYNEKEIDTSKWVIRYTTANHFIEQEAAFCDITVENINSKSLMNIDNIHKQSIASISYIVSEYYEHVVTNHRIELITHTIDGIFMHSIYYKELLDMKRLQNSKSSDTTYYENVERVFRLFFYYHRKYNCQILEELGTTKKEFYKTISDTRNDFSHLLGKKKNRLISGKDMVYYIDLIFFAERLFVLEEMLNLELNEGMIQEYMYIMHDWIDELVNKRTDRIKSKRYTNIQKVNLIEKKLGLTE from the coding sequence ATGAATGTTATAAAAGCAAAGTTGAGTCATAACGCATTTATTATACAATCTATACAACCATTTTCTTTTGAATACAATAACACGACTATAAGAGTATATAAAAAAGAAGAATGTTTGATGATTGAGTTGATAGGGAGAAAAAAGGAAAATGGATTGTTGAAAGTGTTTTTAAAATTGTATGATTTACTTTTTTTGATGCTAGGAGCATATCCAATTAGACTCAGTTTAAGTTATAATGAAAAAGAGATAGATACTAGTAAGTGGGTAATACGATATACAACAGCAAATCACTTTATTGAACAGGAAGCAGCTTTTTGTGACATTACAGTGGAAAATATCAATTCTAAAAGTTTGATGAATATTGACAATATACATAAACAATCAATTGCCTCAATTTCATATATTGTATCAGAATATTATGAACATGTTGTTACCAATCATAGAATTGAATTGATTACACACACGATAGACGGTATATTTATGCATTCTATTTATTATAAAGAGTTACTTGATATGAAAAGACTACAAAATTCTAAAAGTAGTGATACGACATATTATGAAAATGTTGAACGTGTGTTTAGATTATTTTTTTATTATCATCGAAAATATAACTGTCAGATACTTGAAGAATTAGGAACTACTAAAAAGGAATTTTATAAAACTATTTCAGATACTAGAAATGATTTTTCTCATTTACTTGGTAAAAAGAAAAATAGATTGATATCAGGAAAAGATATGGTATATTATATTGATTTAATTTTTTTTGCGGAAAGATTGTTTGTTTTGGAAGAGATGCTGAATTTAGAACTAAATGAGGGTATGATACAGGAATATATGTATATTATGCACGATTGGATAGATGAACTTGTCAATAAACGTACAGATAGAATTAAATCTAAGAGATATACTAATATTCAAAAAGTGAATCTAATAGAGAAAAAACTGGGGTTAACAGAGTAG
- a CDS encoding sensor histidine kinase — MFVYIQSLLIMMLEILCCKIFFEAFGIKREENNCWKNYSIVIGLTVLCYFIAMIFRDYFIVKQVFSIILITFFMLLYLKLSFGKAMILSALFESLLLVMDYFALLMNIYIFHNMEEVWESHVIQGSLVVVLGKALLLFAVLIIRNHMEKKSLAMLADTEWLRFIFFPIFTICVITAMIKMSEDIKNKAQENLFFVIACGLAGMNIVVFYLIYDILKRENKLQEERIYRIQVKNQIGMYRSISENFDKQKKMTHEYKNQIMCIDSLIKKKKYDSLESFVNKISGQISKELDFICTNNVIVDAVLNTKYQEIRDKGIVFVFKINDLSSLNISDEDVVVIMSNLLNNAIEACEKCRGDKIIKLKIVIEDNNAIISVKNTYENAVIYENGEIQTTKILDTDEHGIGIKNIAETIRKYGGSYVIQNDEREFYFSIMIPLVKSDF; from the coding sequence ATGTTTGTTTACATTCAGAGTCTTTTGATTATGATGTTGGAAATATTATGCTGCAAAATTTTTTTTGAAGCATTTGGAATAAAAAGAGAGGAAAATAATTGTTGGAAAAATTATAGTATAGTTATCGGATTGACAGTGCTTTGCTATTTTATTGCAATGATTTTTCGAGACTATTTTATTGTAAAGCAGGTATTTTCAATTATTCTCATAACATTCTTTATGTTGCTTTATCTTAAACTGAGTTTTGGTAAGGCGATGATTTTATCAGCATTATTTGAGAGTCTTTTGCTCGTGATGGATTATTTCGCGTTACTTATGAATATTTATATTTTTCATAACATGGAAGAAGTATGGGAATCACATGTTATACAGGGTTCATTGGTCGTTGTTTTAGGAAAGGCATTGTTACTTTTTGCTGTATTAATTATTAGAAATCATATGGAGAAAAAATCTTTGGCTATGCTGGCAGATACAGAATGGCTTCGGTTTATTTTTTTCCCTATTTTCACAATATGTGTTATTACAGCTATGATAAAAATGTCTGAAGATATAAAAAATAAAGCCCAGGAGAATTTATTTTTTGTTATAGCGTGTGGATTGGCGGGAATGAACATAGTTGTATTTTATTTAATATATGATATTTTAAAACGAGAAAATAAATTGCAGGAGGAACGTATTTATAGGATACAGGTTAAAAACCAAATAGGTATGTATCGTTCTATTTCTGAAAATTTTGATAAACAAAAGAAAATGACACATGAATATAAAAATCAGATTATGTGCATTGATTCTTTGATAAAAAAGAAGAAATATGATTCATTGGAAAGCTTTGTAAATAAAATCAGTGGTCAAATTAGTAAAGAATTGGATTTTATTTGTACAAATAATGTGATTGTGGATGCGGTATTGAATACTAAATATCAGGAAATAAGGGATAAAGGTATTGTTTTTGTATTTAAAATTAATGATTTATCATCTTTGAATATTAGCGATGAGGATGTTGTGGTTATTATGTCCAATTTATTAAACAATGCGATTGAAGCATGTGAAAAGTGCAGAGGGGATAAAATAATAAAATTGAAAATTGTTATAGAGGACAATAATGCGATTATATCGGTGAAAAATACTTATGAGAATGCTGTTATTTATGAAAATGGAGAGATACAGACTACAAAGATTCTGGATACAGATGAACATGGAATAGGAATAAAAAATATAGCTGAAACAATAAGGAAGTACGGGGGCTCTTATGTGATTCAAAACGATGAACGAGAGTTTTATTTTTCCATTATGATTCCTCTAGTGAAAAGTGATTTCTGA
- a CDS encoding RNA-binding domain-containing protein encodes MIYTESELKKKIYKMIEEFESEVVEFKEATSNYSFNDIGRYFSALGNEANIRGLNEAWLIFGITNDKQIKGTNYRKDGNLQSLKKEITNGTNEKLNSLFMIYIALKWKGRELLHFRFHRQFQV; translated from the coding sequence TTGATATATACAGAAAGTGAATTGAAAAAGAAAATATATAAAATGATTGAAGAGTTTGAAAGTGAAGTTGTAGAGTTTAAGGAGGCAACGAGCAATTATTCATTTAATGATATTGGAAGATATTTTTCTGCTTTGGGGAATGAGGCAAATATAAGGGGTCTTAACGAAGCTTGGTTGATTTTTGGAATAACAAATGATAAACAGATTAAGGGGACTAATTATAGAAAAGATGGAAATCTTCAATCCCTGAAAAAAGAAATAACCAACGGAACGAATGAAAAACTCAACTCACTTTTTATGATATATATTGCATTGAAATGGAAGGGAAGAGAGTTATTGCATTTCAGATTCCACCGGCAATTCCAGGTATAG
- a CDS encoding ATP-binding protein gives MEGKRVIAFQIPPAIPGIVTTWHGASYAREDESLVPLPMNKIDLIRSQVGRDWSKEIVPEATIDDLDSEAIAYARKMFIRREENRTGASDIIERLSDIEVLNKAGLTFKGQITRTALMLLGKKESSFYFDGFVPRITWTLYNADKSVKAYEHFDMPLLLAVDKVYGKIRNEKYRYIADQTTLFPEEVDQYNPNLVKEIINNCIAHSDYRLRGKINLEEYEDHLVFINEGAFIPETVEQALEPGYKPPYYRNAFLCNAMVNMYMIDTNSMGIPMIYEIQKGKCFPLPTFDLDTPNRVVVTVYGKVLDPNYTRLLHANDDLDLRTVFLLDQVQKKKTISKEDFSQLKSRNLVEGRYPNIFVSYKVAKVVGDKANYVRQKGLDEEVCMHFILSTLKLGPAKKSDLLAVLKDVLPDVLTDQQKSRKLSNLLQKMKKNGIIDVRGIAINSEWYLLTKD, from the coding sequence ATGGAAGGGAAGAGAGTTATTGCATTTCAGATTCCACCGGCAATTCCAGGTATAGTTACTACATGGCATGGAGCATCTTATGCAAGAGAAGATGAGTCTTTAGTTCCACTACCTATGAATAAGATTGATTTGATACGAAGTCAGGTTGGAAGGGACTGGTCTAAGGAAATAGTGCCAGAAGCAACTATTGATGATTTGGATTCTGAGGCAATTGCATATGCTAGGAAGATGTTCATAAGACGAGAAGAAAACAGAACAGGCGCATCAGATATAATTGAGAGGTTATCTGATATAGAAGTACTCAATAAAGCTGGACTTACATTTAAAGGACAGATTACAAGAACAGCGTTAATGTTACTTGGTAAAAAAGAATCAAGCTTTTACTTTGATGGTTTTGTTCCGAGAATTACATGGACATTATATAATGCTGATAAATCAGTAAAAGCATATGAACATTTTGATATGCCTTTACTGCTGGCGGTTGATAAAGTATATGGCAAGATCAGAAATGAAAAATATAGATATATTGCAGACCAGACAACATTGTTTCCAGAAGAAGTGGATCAATATAATCCTAATTTAGTAAAGGAAATTATCAACAATTGTATAGCTCATTCTGATTACAGATTGCGTGGGAAAATAAATCTTGAAGAGTATGAGGATCATCTTGTTTTCATTAATGAAGGGGCATTTATTCCTGAGACAGTAGAACAGGCATTGGAGCCGGGATATAAACCTCCATATTATAGAAATGCATTTTTGTGTAATGCTATGGTGAATATGTATATGATAGACACAAATTCAATGGGAATTCCGATGATATATGAGATACAGAAAGGTAAATGCTTTCCATTGCCAACATTTGATTTAGATACTCCTAACAGAGTTGTTGTAACGGTGTATGGAAAAGTATTAGATCCTAATTATACAAGATTGTTGCATGCAAACGACGATTTGGATTTGAGAACTGTATTTCTTTTAGATCAGGTACAGAAAAAGAAGACTATTTCTAAAGAAGATTTTAGTCAACTTAAGTCAAGGAATTTAGTCGAGGGAAGGTATCCAAATATTTTTGTTTCATATAAAGTAGCAAAGGTTGTTGGAGACAAGGCAAATTATGTCAGACAAAAAGGATTAGATGAGGAAGTGTGTATGCATTTTATATTGTCTACACTAAAACTCGGACCAGCCAAGAAATCAGACCTATTGGCGGTACTTAAAGATGTTTTACCGGATGTATTGACTGATCAGCAAAAATCAAGAAAATTATCAAATCTTCTGCAAAAAATGAAGAAAAATGGAATTATTGATGTGCGTGGTATTGCAATAAATTCAGAATGGTATCTCTTGACTAAGGACTAA